The proteins below are encoded in one region of Apostichopus japonicus isolate 1M-3 chromosome 22, ASM3797524v1, whole genome shotgun sequence:
- the LOC139964180 gene encoding TNF receptor-associated factor 3-like isoform X1 translates to MGKCSLCESEFTPNGSHNCTSDRIPQAEPPRTNHETVSYEAFGAASNYSDLETNVKDLSLDSKGNNDNTKRAVAVNSEKLKIVQEALGFLDGKLEASAGKCKERENVLKDLSKLYESQEKAILALQNTVAMQGVEIAQLTMKLEGIANLSDDGILNWEIKDYRKRKLEAATTGPTSFYSEAFFTSRTGYKMCGRVYLNGDGVGKGKYLSIFFAIKRGDHDSFLQWPFRRRVCFRLLNQSGKPHIEDAFRPDPSSSSFSKPQREMNIASGCPLFALQEDVENPQKGFIKNDTILLQIEVNASDT, encoded by the exons ATGGGAAAGTGTTCTCTTTGTGAATCAGAATTTACACCGAATGGG AGTCATAACTGTACGTCTGACCGGATACCTCAGGCAGAGCCTCCAAGGACGAATCATGAAACg GTAAGCTATGAAGCGTTTGGAGCTGCTTCAAATTATAGCGATCTTGAGACGAACGTCAAAGACCTCTCCCTAGACTCGAAAGGTAACAACGACAACACCAAACGAGCAGTGGCCGTGAACTCGGAAAAGTTGAAGATTGTACAAGAAGCGTTGGGATTCCTCGATGGGAAACTGGAGGCCTCTGCGGGCAAATGCAAAGAGCGAGAAAATGTCCTGAAGGACTTATCAAAGCTGTACGAGAGTCAAGAGAAGGCCATTCTGGCCCTCCAGAACACAGTTGCCATGCAGGGTGTTGAAATCGCACAGCTGACCATGAAGTTGGAAGGAATTGCAAATTTATCTGATGATGGGATACTGAATTGGGAGATAAAGGATTATCGGAAGAGGAAACTCGAGGCAGCCACAACGGGACCGACATCGTTTTACTCTGAAGCCTTCTTCACGTCGAGGACGGGCTACAAGATGTGCGGTCGTGTGTACTTGAACGGTGATGGTGTCGGCAAAGGCAAATACCTCTCCATTTTCTTTGCCATCAAAAGAGGAGATCATGACAGTTTCCTGCAGTGGCCCTTCCGGCGGCGAGTCTGTTTCAGGTTGTTGAACCAGTCGGGAAAGCCCCACATCGAGGATGCCTTCAGGCCTGATCCTAGCAGTAGTTCATTCTCGAAACCACAAAGAGAAATGAACATCGCTTCGGGATGTCCTCTCTTTGCTCTGCAAGAAGACGTCGAGAATCCCCAGAAGGGGTTCATTAAGAATGATACCATTCTTCTTCAAATCGAGGTTAATGCATCTGACACATGA
- the LOC139964180 gene encoding TNF receptor-associated factor 3-like isoform X3 yields MLQSHNCTSDRIPQAEPPRTNHETVSYEAFGAASNYSDLETNVKDLSLDSKGNNDNTKRAVAVNSEKLKIVQEALGFLDGKLEASAGKCKERENVLKDLSKLYESQEKAILALQNTVAMQGVEIAQLTMKLEGIANLSDDGILNWEIKDYRKRKLEAATTGPTSFYSEAFFTSRTGYKMCGRVYLNGDGVGKGKYLSIFFAIKRGDHDSFLQWPFRRRVCFRLLNQSGKPHIEDAFRPDPSSSSFSKPQREMNIASGCPLFALQEDVENPQKGFIKNDTILLQIEVNASDT; encoded by the exons ATGTTACAG AGTCATAACTGTACGTCTGACCGGATACCTCAGGCAGAGCCTCCAAGGACGAATCATGAAACg GTAAGCTATGAAGCGTTTGGAGCTGCTTCAAATTATAGCGATCTTGAGACGAACGTCAAAGACCTCTCCCTAGACTCGAAAGGTAACAACGACAACACCAAACGAGCAGTGGCCGTGAACTCGGAAAAGTTGAAGATTGTACAAGAAGCGTTGGGATTCCTCGATGGGAAACTGGAGGCCTCTGCGGGCAAATGCAAAGAGCGAGAAAATGTCCTGAAGGACTTATCAAAGCTGTACGAGAGTCAAGAGAAGGCCATTCTGGCCCTCCAGAACACAGTTGCCATGCAGGGTGTTGAAATCGCACAGCTGACCATGAAGTTGGAAGGAATTGCAAATTTATCTGATGATGGGATACTGAATTGGGAGATAAAGGATTATCGGAAGAGGAAACTCGAGGCAGCCACAACGGGACCGACATCGTTTTACTCTGAAGCCTTCTTCACGTCGAGGACGGGCTACAAGATGTGCGGTCGTGTGTACTTGAACGGTGATGGTGTCGGCAAAGGCAAATACCTCTCCATTTTCTTTGCCATCAAAAGAGGAGATCATGACAGTTTCCTGCAGTGGCCCTTCCGGCGGCGAGTCTGTTTCAGGTTGTTGAACCAGTCGGGAAAGCCCCACATCGAGGATGCCTTCAGGCCTGATCCTAGCAGTAGTTCATTCTCGAAACCACAAAGAGAAATGAACATCGCTTCGGGATGTCCTCTCTTTGCTCTGCAAGAAGACGTCGAGAATCCCCAGAAGGGGTTCATTAAGAATGATACCATTCTTCTTCAAATCGAGGTTAATGCATCTGACACATGA
- the LOC139964180 gene encoding TNF receptor-associated factor 3-like isoform X2, with the protein MDAVCMSRGSKPSHNCTSDRIPQAEPPRTNHETVSYEAFGAASNYSDLETNVKDLSLDSKGNNDNTKRAVAVNSEKLKIVQEALGFLDGKLEASAGKCKERENVLKDLSKLYESQEKAILALQNTVAMQGVEIAQLTMKLEGIANLSDDGILNWEIKDYRKRKLEAATTGPTSFYSEAFFTSRTGYKMCGRVYLNGDGVGKGKYLSIFFAIKRGDHDSFLQWPFRRRVCFRLLNQSGKPHIEDAFRPDPSSSSFSKPQREMNIASGCPLFALQEDVENPQKGFIKNDTILLQIEVNASDT; encoded by the exons atggacgctgtttgtatgtccagaggttcgaaaccg AGTCATAACTGTACGTCTGACCGGATACCTCAGGCAGAGCCTCCAAGGACGAATCATGAAACg GTAAGCTATGAAGCGTTTGGAGCTGCTTCAAATTATAGCGATCTTGAGACGAACGTCAAAGACCTCTCCCTAGACTCGAAAGGTAACAACGACAACACCAAACGAGCAGTGGCCGTGAACTCGGAAAAGTTGAAGATTGTACAAGAAGCGTTGGGATTCCTCGATGGGAAACTGGAGGCCTCTGCGGGCAAATGCAAAGAGCGAGAAAATGTCCTGAAGGACTTATCAAAGCTGTACGAGAGTCAAGAGAAGGCCATTCTGGCCCTCCAGAACACAGTTGCCATGCAGGGTGTTGAAATCGCACAGCTGACCATGAAGTTGGAAGGAATTGCAAATTTATCTGATGATGGGATACTGAATTGGGAGATAAAGGATTATCGGAAGAGGAAACTCGAGGCAGCCACAACGGGACCGACATCGTTTTACTCTGAAGCCTTCTTCACGTCGAGGACGGGCTACAAGATGTGCGGTCGTGTGTACTTGAACGGTGATGGTGTCGGCAAAGGCAAATACCTCTCCATTTTCTTTGCCATCAAAAGAGGAGATCATGACAGTTTCCTGCAGTGGCCCTTCCGGCGGCGAGTCTGTTTCAGGTTGTTGAACCAGTCGGGAAAGCCCCACATCGAGGATGCCTTCAGGCCTGATCCTAGCAGTAGTTCATTCTCGAAACCACAAAGAGAAATGAACATCGCTTCGGGATGTCCTCTCTTTGCTCTGCAAGAAGACGTCGAGAATCCCCAGAAGGGGTTCATTAAGAATGATACCATTCTTCTTCAAATCGAGGTTAATGCATCTGACACATGA